One window of Anaeromyxobacter diazotrophicus genomic DNA carries:
- a CDS encoding YceI family protein, whose protein sequence is MRRTFALALAAALPLAAAAETTTWNIDPAHSDSSFAVKHLVVSTVRGHFGKTTGTLHLDDKDLSKSSAEATVDTTTIDTRVADRDADLKSANFFDVAKYPEMTFKSTKVQKQGKGKLKVTGDLTIKGTTKPVVFDVTYSQPVKGMKGEERRGFNGTTRINRRDFGLTWSKTIEAGPVVADNVDITLDLEAVKAQPAEEAAKAKAANAEEKK, encoded by the coding sequence ATGAGAAGGACGTTCGCGCTGGCGCTGGCCGCCGCGCTGCCCCTGGCGGCCGCCGCCGAGACCACCACCTGGAACATCGACCCCGCCCACTCCGACAGCTCGTTCGCGGTGAAGCACCTCGTCGTCTCGACGGTGCGCGGGCACTTCGGCAAGACCACCGGCACCCTCCACCTCGACGACAAGGACCTGTCGAAGTCGAGCGCCGAGGCGACGGTGGACACGACCACCATCGACACCCGGGTGGCCGACCGCGACGCCGACCTCAAGTCGGCCAACTTCTTCGACGTGGCGAAGTACCCGGAGATGACCTTCAAGTCGACCAAGGTCCAGAAGCAGGGGAAGGGCAAGCTGAAGGTCACGGGCGACCTCACCATCAAGGGCACCACGAAGCCGGTCGTGTTCGACGTCACCTACTCGCAACCGGTGAAGGGGATGAAGGGCGAGGAGCGGCGCGGCTTCAACGGCACCACCCGCATCAACCGGCGCGACTTCGGCCTCACCTGGTCGAAGACCATCGAGGCCGGGCCGGTGGTGGCCGACAACGTCGACATCACCCTCGACCTCGAGGCGGTGAAGGCGCAACCCGCCGAGGAGGCCGCGAAGGCGAAGGCCGCGAACGCCGAGGAGAAGAAGTAG
- the radC gene encoding RadC family protein, producing the protein MTRDSTAEAVLLDLPRERLLAAGARALSDAELVALVLGTGRAGLSARAAALGLVERQPLSALAWASPEELSTAPGIGLARAAALAAAFELGRRGGWSPPRRGERCLDPGRVHELLRHAAHAEREGFHVVLLDVRGRLLKAVQVAEGSLSQCPVSPRDALRPAVREGAHGVVFAHNHPSGDPSPSSEDVELTERLRAAAELVGVLARDHVIVAAAGYYSFVEAGRWRR; encoded by the coding sequence ATGACGCGCGACTCCACCGCCGAGGCGGTCCTCCTCGATCTCCCGCGCGAACGGCTGCTCGCGGCCGGCGCGCGCGCCCTCTCCGACGCGGAGCTGGTCGCGCTGGTGCTCGGCACCGGGCGGGCCGGCCTCTCGGCCCGCGCCGCCGCGCTCGGGCTGGTGGAGCGGCAGCCGCTCTCGGCCCTGGCCTGGGCCTCGCCGGAGGAGCTCTCGACGGCCCCGGGGATCGGCCTCGCGCGGGCGGCGGCGCTGGCGGCGGCGTTCGAGCTGGGCCGCCGCGGCGGCTGGTCGCCGCCCCGGCGCGGCGAGCGCTGCCTCGACCCGGGCCGCGTCCACGAGCTGCTCCGCCACGCCGCCCACGCCGAGCGCGAAGGCTTCCACGTGGTGCTGCTCGACGTCCGCGGGCGGCTGCTCAAGGCGGTGCAGGTGGCGGAGGGGTCACTCAGCCAGTGCCCGGTCTCGCCGCGCGACGCGCTCAGGCCGGCGGTGCGGGAGGGGGCGCACGGGGTGGTGTTCGCGCACAACCACCCTTCCGGCGATCCGAGCCCCAGCTCGGAGGACGTGGAGCTCACGGAGCGCCTGCGCGCCGCCGCCGAGCTGGTGGGGGTGCTGGCGCGCGACCACGTCATCGTGGCGGCGGCGGGCTACTACTCCTTCGTCGAGGCGGGGCGCTGGCGGCGGTAG
- a CDS encoding NAD-dependent epimerase/dehydratase family protein, which translates to MNECIFLAGASGAIGRRLAPLLVADGWRVVGTTRSADKAPLLRAMGVEPVVVDVFDAAALRRAVADARPEAVLHQLTDLPYALEASKMADALVRNARLRDEGTRNLVAAAVGAGARRLVAQSIGFIYAEGPTPHREEDPLLPETHPLYGGTVTGVLRLERQVLDAPLEGVVLRYGMFYGPGTGIAAPAGPGSVHVDAAARAAVVALTRARPGVYNVAEADGAVDVQKAVRDLGWDPSFRIA; encoded by the coding sequence ATGAACGAGTGCATCTTCCTCGCGGGAGCGTCGGGCGCGATCGGGCGGCGCCTCGCGCCCCTGCTCGTGGCGGACGGCTGGCGCGTGGTCGGCACCACGCGGTCCGCCGACAAGGCCCCGCTCCTGCGCGCGATGGGCGTCGAGCCGGTGGTCGTCGACGTCTTCGACGCCGCCGCGCTGCGGAGGGCCGTGGCCGACGCCCGGCCCGAGGCCGTCCTCCACCAGCTCACCGACCTCCCCTACGCGCTGGAGGCGAGCAAGATGGCCGACGCCCTGGTGCGCAACGCGCGCCTGCGGGACGAGGGCACGCGCAACCTCGTCGCGGCCGCCGTGGGCGCCGGCGCCCGGCGGCTCGTCGCCCAGAGCATCGGGTTCATCTACGCGGAGGGACCCACGCCGCATCGGGAGGAGGACCCGCTCCTGCCGGAGACGCACCCCCTGTACGGCGGGACGGTGACCGGCGTCCTCCGCCTCGAGCGGCAGGTGCTGGACGCGCCGCTGGAAGGCGTCGTCCTGCGCTACGGGATGTTCTACGGGCCGGGGACGGGCATCGCCGCTCCGGCCGGGCCGGGGTCGGTGCACGTGGACGCCGCTGCCAGGGCCGCGGTGGTCGCGCTCACGAGGGCGCGCCCCGGCGTCTACAACGTGGCCGAGGCGGACGGCGCCGTCGACGTCCAGAAGGCCGTCCGCGACCTGGGCTGGGACCCGAGCTTCCGGATCGCGTAG
- the ftsH gene encoding ATP-dependent zinc metalloprotease FtsH — MNRKQTGFNLGYALLAALGVMFLQDWWVHSQAVVTLPYSDFQKLVREDKIAKVVVGQDRLSGDFKEPIQGKKRFVAVRVDADIAKELDAHGVSYAGEYESNFLPMLLSWVVPIGLFAALWIFAGRRMAKQLGGPGGGLLSVGKSKAKVYVETDTKVTFADVAGVDEAKAELKEIVSFLTAPKDYGRLGARMPKGVLLVGPPGTGKTLLARAVAGEAGVPFFSISGSEFVEMFVGVGAARVRDLFEQARAKAPCIIFIDELDALGRARASMPGLGGHDEKEQTLNQLLVEMDGFDPSAGLVLLAATNRPEILDPALLRAGRFDRQVLVDRPDRLGRAEILRVHTRKVVLAPDVKLDDVAALTPGFTGADLANLVNEAALAATRRGAAEIAMVDFNTAVERIVAGLEKKNRLLNPREREIVAHHELGHALVAAALPGSDPVHKISIIPRGIGALGYTIQRPTEDRFLMTREELDGKMAVLLGGRAAEDLVYGHLSTGAADDLSKATDIARSMVTRFGMGGTLGPVSYEREPQTYLGQPFGRERLYAEATAREIDVAVRGLVEGQLERAREVLTANRALLEEAARTLLAKESLAGAELEAVLGRVARLPVPDLHLVRRP, encoded by the coding sequence ATGAACCGAAAGCAGACCGGCTTCAACCTCGGCTACGCGCTGCTCGCCGCGCTGGGGGTGATGTTCCTCCAGGACTGGTGGGTCCACTCGCAGGCGGTGGTCACGCTGCCGTACAGCGACTTCCAGAAGCTCGTCCGGGAGGACAAGATCGCCAAGGTGGTGGTCGGGCAAGACCGCCTCTCGGGGGACTTCAAGGAGCCCATCCAGGGGAAGAAGCGGTTCGTGGCGGTCCGGGTGGACGCGGACATCGCGAAGGAGCTCGACGCCCACGGCGTCTCCTACGCCGGCGAGTACGAGTCGAACTTCCTGCCGATGCTGCTGTCGTGGGTCGTGCCCATCGGCCTCTTCGCCGCCCTGTGGATCTTCGCCGGGCGCCGGATGGCGAAGCAGCTCGGCGGCCCCGGCGGTGGGCTGCTCTCGGTCGGCAAGTCGAAGGCCAAGGTCTACGTCGAGACCGACACCAAGGTGACGTTCGCCGACGTGGCCGGGGTGGACGAGGCGAAGGCCGAGCTGAAGGAGATCGTCTCGTTCCTGACGGCCCCCAAGGACTACGGCCGGCTCGGCGCGCGGATGCCGAAGGGCGTGCTCCTCGTCGGCCCGCCCGGCACCGGCAAGACGCTGCTCGCGCGCGCCGTGGCGGGCGAGGCGGGCGTGCCGTTCTTCTCCATCTCCGGGTCGGAGTTCGTGGAGATGTTCGTCGGCGTCGGCGCGGCCCGCGTCCGCGATCTGTTCGAGCAGGCGCGCGCCAAGGCGCCGTGCATCATCTTCATCGACGAGCTCGACGCCCTGGGCCGCGCCCGCGCCTCCATGCCGGGGCTCGGCGGCCACGACGAGAAGGAGCAGACGCTGAACCAGCTGCTCGTCGAGATGGACGGCTTCGACCCGTCCGCCGGGCTCGTCCTCCTCGCCGCCACCAACCGGCCCGAGATCCTGGATCCCGCGCTCCTCCGCGCCGGGCGCTTCGACCGGCAGGTGCTGGTCGATCGGCCGGACCGGCTCGGCCGCGCCGAGATCCTCCGCGTCCACACCCGCAAGGTGGTGCTCGCCCCCGACGTGAAGCTCGACGACGTGGCGGCGCTCACCCCGGGCTTCACCGGGGCGGACCTCGCGAACCTCGTCAACGAGGCGGCGCTCGCCGCCACCCGGCGCGGCGCGGCCGAGATCGCGATGGTGGACTTCAACACCGCCGTCGAGCGGATCGTGGCCGGCCTCGAGAAGAAGAATCGCCTCCTCAACCCGCGCGAGCGCGAGATCGTGGCGCACCACGAGCTCGGGCACGCGCTGGTGGCGGCGGCGCTCCCGGGCTCGGATCCCGTCCACAAGATCTCGATCATCCCCCGCGGCATCGGGGCGCTGGGCTACACCATCCAGCGCCCGACCGAGGACCGGTTCCTCATGACGCGCGAGGAGCTGGACGGCAAGATGGCGGTGCTCCTCGGCGGGCGCGCCGCCGAGGACCTCGTCTACGGGCACCTCTCGACCGGCGCCGCCGACGACCTCTCCAAGGCCACCGACATCGCCCGCAGCATGGTGACGCGCTTCGGGATGGGCGGGACGCTCGGGCCGGTCAGCTACGAGCGCGAGCCGCAGACGTACCTGGGCCAGCCCTTCGGGCGCGAGCGGCTCTACGCCGAGGCGACGGCGCGGGAGATCGACGTGGCGGTCCGCGGGCTGGTCGAGGGCCAGCTCGAGCGGGCGCGCGAGGTCCTGACCGCGAACCGCGCGCTCCTGGAGGAGGCCGCGCGGACGCTCCTCGCCAAGGAGAGCCTGGCCGGCGCCGAGCTGGAGGCGGTGCTCGGCCGGGTCGCCAGGCTTCCGGTCCCGGACCTGCACCTCGTCCGGCGGCCGTGA
- a CDS encoding tetratricopeptide repeat protein, with translation MASELPPAIEKYQRILQADPRSRIFVELARALLDAGEAGRALEVCERGLEHHPDSVQARVVAAKALLALGRGDEALERFEQAVAADPASPYPYDLAGEALVQAGLGARALPLLDRATALHPGDARLRRWFEEARAAAEAEEVFTPHPAEPEPPTAPTPAPAAEPAVEPERAAQPAEPEPGPRAGERPRSPPVLTPAPPATAATPPPRVPPPRPPALRRAPPPPEPSTLLSLIPDLPGAAPRPEASPAPVPLPAPRLDDTRSGTFTLPGTFTLPSRSSAQEEAAAREAEEAAQTYEHELRAKLLAEQAARPSFWRRHALALVAAALAVMAGAGAATYLTVRAHRRAAEARASAGDARKGLARDTAGALRAASGVLALVRTRAPDDLEAAALAAEVDGLLAHDFGDAEARARAGQLLGAGRAGASTAAVRYLVAERGDERAAAEALLQAAAAPGATPLSAALAGELFLARRAPDRARPLLEQAALAQPPMLRAVAALGDLEAQRGDLEAALDRYEAVLRVHATHPRAALGVAEVRLRQGRELPRALASLEAVEADRDSPPALADRLRFDLALARLLALAGRTNDAVTRLTAAAAREPADPRVAAAQAEVLARAGELDRALRAAEGAARLAPGELAYRELLARLQLERGLYRQLLASTADAPTRALRLDRGRARLALGEPEAARTELEATRRDGKTTPEAAAWMALAELASGRQKQAAAIVSALLAAPSPHPVALLARARLDLSEGRLAAAEQGLRAALDRDPELADARCDLGRVLRARNRLTESRELLEQAVARSPHHAPSRVELGRTLLLVGDAPGAVRELGAALAEQPDHREGLVALSQAELASGHADAARRAGDRAVQLDPRSGAAALADGQAAAAQGDAATARRQLGRAVSLLGKSREGLEARRALAGLGAKKKPRR, from the coding sequence ATGGCCTCCGAACTTCCTCCCGCCATCGAGAAGTACCAGCGCATCCTCCAGGCCGATCCGCGCTCGCGCATCTTCGTCGAGCTGGCCCGGGCGCTGCTCGACGCGGGTGAGGCCGGGCGCGCGCTGGAGGTGTGCGAGCGCGGGCTCGAGCACCACCCCGACTCGGTCCAGGCGCGGGTGGTCGCCGCCAAGGCGCTGCTCGCGCTCGGCCGCGGCGACGAGGCGCTGGAGCGCTTCGAGCAGGCGGTCGCGGCCGACCCCGCGAGCCCGTACCCGTACGACCTGGCCGGCGAGGCGCTGGTGCAGGCCGGGCTCGGCGCGCGCGCCCTGCCGCTCCTCGACCGCGCCACGGCCCTGCACCCGGGCGACGCCCGCCTGCGGCGCTGGTTCGAGGAGGCGCGCGCCGCCGCCGAGGCCGAGGAGGTCTTCACCCCCCACCCCGCCGAGCCCGAGCCCCCCACCGCCCCGACCCCCGCCCCGGCGGCGGAGCCCGCCGTGGAGCCGGAGCGCGCGGCGCAGCCCGCAGAGCCGGAGCCGGGCCCGCGCGCCGGCGAGCGCCCGCGATCCCCGCCGGTGCTCACGCCGGCGCCGCCCGCAACCGCCGCCACCCCGCCGCCGCGGGTGCCGCCTCCGCGCCCGCCCGCGCTCCGCCGCGCTCCTCCTCCCCCCGAGCCGAGCACCCTCCTCTCCCTCATCCCCGACCTGCCGGGCGCGGCGCCCAGGCCGGAGGCGAGCCCCGCGCCCGTCCCGCTCCCCGCGCCGCGCCTCGACGACACCCGGTCCGGCACGTTCACCCTGCCGGGCACCTTCACCCTGCCCAGCCGGTCCAGCGCGCAGGAGGAGGCCGCCGCGCGCGAGGCGGAGGAGGCGGCGCAGACCTACGAGCACGAGCTGCGCGCCAAGCTCCTCGCCGAGCAGGCCGCGCGCCCTTCCTTCTGGCGGCGCCACGCGCTGGCGCTGGTGGCGGCGGCGCTGGCGGTCATGGCGGGGGCCGGCGCCGCCACCTACCTCACCGTGCGGGCGCACCGCCGCGCCGCCGAGGCGCGCGCCTCGGCCGGCGACGCACGCAAGGGGCTGGCGCGCGACACGGCCGGCGCGCTGCGCGCCGCGAGCGGCGTGCTGGCGCTCGTCCGCACCCGCGCGCCGGACGACCTCGAGGCGGCCGCGCTGGCGGCCGAGGTGGACGGGCTCCTCGCGCACGACTTCGGCGACGCCGAGGCACGCGCCCGCGCCGGCCAGCTCCTCGGCGCGGGCCGGGCCGGCGCCAGCACCGCCGCCGTGCGGTACCTGGTGGCGGAGCGCGGGGACGAGCGCGCGGCGGCCGAGGCGCTCTTGCAGGCCGCCGCGGCGCCGGGCGCGACGCCGCTCTCGGCCGCGCTGGCGGGCGAGCTCTTCCTCGCGCGCCGCGCGCCGGACCGGGCGCGGCCGCTCCTCGAGCAGGCGGCGCTGGCCCAGCCGCCCATGCTGCGGGCGGTGGCGGCCCTGGGCGACCTGGAGGCGCAGCGCGGCGACCTCGAGGCCGCCCTCGACCGGTACGAGGCGGTCCTGCGCGTCCACGCCACGCATCCGCGCGCGGCGCTGGGGGTGGCCGAGGTGCGGCTGCGCCAGGGCCGCGAGCTGCCGCGCGCGCTGGCCTCGCTCGAGGCGGTGGAGGCGGACCGCGACAGCCCGCCCGCGCTCGCCGACCGGCTGCGGTTCGACCTCGCCCTGGCGCGGCTGCTCGCGCTGGCGGGGCGCACCAACGACGCCGTGACGCGCCTCACCGCCGCGGCCGCGCGCGAGCCGGCCGACCCGCGGGTGGCGGCCGCCCAGGCGGAGGTGCTGGCGCGCGCCGGCGAGCTCGACCGCGCCCTGCGCGCGGCCGAGGGCGCGGCGCGGCTCGCCCCCGGCGAGCTCGCCTACCGCGAGCTCCTGGCGCGGCTGCAGCTCGAGCGCGGGCTGTACCGGCAGCTCCTCGCCTCGACCGCCGACGCGCCCACCCGCGCCCTGCGCCTCGACCGCGGCCGCGCGCGGCTCGCGCTGGGCGAGCCCGAGGCCGCGCGGACCGAGCTGGAGGCGACGCGCCGGGACGGCAAGACCACCCCGGAGGCCGCCGCCTGGATGGCGCTGGCGGAGCTCGCGAGCGGGCGGCAGAAGCAGGCGGCGGCGATCGTCTCCGCGCTGCTGGCGGCGCCGTCGCCCCACCCGGTCGCCCTGCTGGCCCGGGCGCGCCTCGACCTGTCGGAGGGCCGGCTCGCCGCCGCCGAGCAGGGGCTGCGCGCCGCGCTCGACCGCGACCCGGAGCTCGCCGACGCGCGCTGCGACCTCGGGCGCGTGCTGCGCGCCCGCAACCGGCTGACCGAGTCGCGCGAGCTCCTCGAGCAGGCGGTGGCGCGCTCGCCCCACCACGCGCCGTCGCGGGTCGAGCTGGGCCGGACGCTCCTCCTGGTGGGCGACGCGCCGGGCGCCGTGCGCGAGCTCGGCGCGGCGCTCGCCGAGCAGCCCGATCACCGCGAGGGGCTCGTCGCGCTCTCGCAGGCCGAGCTCGCCAGCGGCCACGCCGACGCCGCCCGCCGCGCCGGCGACCGCGCCGTCCAGCTCGACCCGCGCAGCGGCGCGGCGGCGCTGGCCGACGGCCAGGCGGCGGCCGCGCAGGGCGACGCCGCGACCGCCCGGCGCCAGCTCGGGCGCGCCGTCTCGCTGCTCGGGAAGTCGCGCGAGGGCCTCGAGGCGCGCCGCGCGCTGGCGGGGCTCGGCGCGAAGAAGAAGCCGCGGCGCTAG
- a CDS encoding pentapeptide repeat-containing protein: protein MPAEQDSAFWSRSWPRTTAVVALLVTLVTAIRELGAYWSDERQKWNDQFQQFITLASDSNPSRQVTGIAAVSAMWKNSTRDDHVIAELVSSLLLSDSEPVRNGAASAIGASTAWRRHGHRCDPDISSLLFGKGGDWGVVTRVAHMLGDSTRQKPLPAADFGCLTGDDPDAAVRACRARLAARPHQPLFATLGRPDQVLEQQIDAVREAVHSGKQCLRDANLRGFDLRGVALYGADLRGANLQDVDLCGATLWNADLTWAWGLDVNRPDRPPVAKTSLALANVGVRQGLSGELVEAALTRCHAVAMYDFDQFYRWSQAGYDLPAADRWKAWRDASYPVDPDGRVPSRFK from the coding sequence GTGCCGGCGGAACAGGACAGCGCGTTTTGGTCGAGATCTTGGCCGCGGACGACGGCGGTCGTCGCGCTGCTCGTCACGCTCGTCACGGCGATCCGGGAGCTCGGCGCCTACTGGTCCGACGAGCGTCAGAAGTGGAACGACCAGTTCCAGCAGTTCATCACGCTCGCCAGCGACTCGAATCCATCCAGGCAGGTGACCGGCATCGCCGCGGTCAGCGCGATGTGGAAGAACTCCACGCGCGACGACCACGTCATCGCCGAGCTCGTCTCCTCGCTGCTCCTGAGCGACTCCGAGCCGGTCCGGAACGGAGCCGCCAGCGCCATCGGAGCCTCGACGGCCTGGCGTCGGCACGGACACCGCTGCGACCCGGACATCTCCTCGCTCCTCTTCGGAAAGGGAGGCGATTGGGGCGTGGTGACGCGCGTGGCGCACATGCTGGGCGATTCGACCCGGCAGAAGCCTCTGCCTGCCGCAGATTTCGGCTGCCTCACCGGAGACGATCCCGACGCGGCCGTGCGAGCCTGCCGTGCGCGGCTCGCCGCTCGGCCTCACCAGCCGCTCTTCGCGACCCTGGGCCGTCCGGATCAGGTCCTCGAACAGCAGATCGACGCGGTGCGCGAAGCGGTGCATTCGGGCAAGCAGTGCCTGCGCGATGCAAACCTGCGCGGGTTCGATCTCAGGGGCGTCGCCCTGTACGGCGCCGATCTCCGAGGCGCGAACCTGCAGGACGTCGACCTCTGCGGCGCGACCCTGTGGAACGCCGACCTGACCTGGGCGTGGGGACTGGACGTGAACAGGCCGGATCGGCCCCCGGTCGCGAAGACCTCCCTCGCGCTCGCCAACGTGGGCGTGCGGCAGGGTCTCTCCGGCGAGCTCGTCGAGGCCGCGCTCACCCGCTGTCACGCCGTGGCGATGTACGACTTCGACCAGTTCTATCGCTGGTCCCAGGCTGGGTACGATCTGCCGGCCGCGGACCGGTGGAAGGCTTGGCGTGACGCCAGCTACCCCGTCGACCCCGACGGTCGCGTGCCGAGCCGCTTCAAGTGA
- a CDS encoding single-stranded DNA-binding protein, with protein MVNKVILVGNLGKDPEVRYTSGGQAVASLRIATSRSWTDKASGQRKEETEWHDVEVWGKQAEQCGEYLAKGRQVYVEGRLKTDKWQDKTSGQERSKVKVVADTVRFLGGGGGAGRPSRAPSEDVGGPPPGFEEPADSGPHGGGGGHGGGDDIPF; from the coding sequence GTGGTCAACAAGGTCATCCTGGTCGGAAACCTCGGGAAGGATCCCGAGGTCCGGTACACCTCGGGCGGGCAAGCGGTCGCGAGCCTGCGCATCGCCACCTCCCGCAGCTGGACCGACAAGGCGTCGGGCCAGCGCAAGGAAGAGACGGAGTGGCACGACGTCGAGGTGTGGGGCAAGCAGGCCGAGCAGTGCGGCGAGTACCTGGCGAAGGGCCGCCAGGTCTACGTCGAGGGCCGCCTCAAGACCGACAAGTGGCAGGACAAGACCTCGGGCCAGGAGCGCTCCAAGGTGAAGGTGGTCGCGGACACGGTGCGGTTCCTCGGCGGTGGCGGCGGCGCCGGTCGCCCGTCGCGCGCGCCCTCCGAGGACGTCGGCGGCCCGCCCCCCGGCTTCGAGGAGCCGGCCGACTCCGGCCCGCACGGCGGCGGTGGCGGCCACGGCGGCGGGGACGACATCCCGTTCTAG
- a CDS encoding TetR/AcrR family transcriptional regulator, translated as MTDKSAKTLAPSGPLPPAKQRQILDGARQVFLDVGFERACMDHIAARAEVSKATIYNHFHDKKELFLACIREHTRVKHEALAALLGSPSGDVEQDLQRFGETLMGFLTTRDGLALRRIILADISRFPELGRVLFEEGPIALRHRLAAYLQAQAGAGALRLEDAQLAAYQFILLCQGDLYLPVEFGMVRDPPAERIQEAVRGAVRTFLRAYGPQPR; from the coding sequence GTGACCGATAAGTCTGCGAAAACGCTCGCCCCTTCGGGGCCCCTCCCGCCAGCCAAGCAACGGCAGATCCTGGACGGCGCCCGGCAGGTCTTCCTGGACGTGGGGTTCGAGCGCGCCTGCATGGACCACATCGCGGCGCGCGCCGAGGTGTCGAAGGCCACCATCTACAACCACTTCCACGACAAGAAGGAGCTCTTCCTCGCCTGCATCCGCGAGCACACGCGGGTGAAGCACGAGGCGCTGGCCGCGCTCCTGGGATCCCCCTCCGGCGACGTCGAGCAGGACCTGCAGCGCTTCGGCGAGACGCTGATGGGCTTCCTCACCACGCGCGATGGGCTCGCGCTCCGGCGCATCATCCTCGCCGACATCTCCCGGTTCCCCGAGCTGGGCCGGGTGCTGTTCGAGGAGGGCCCGATCGCGCTGCGGCACCGCCTCGCCGCCTATCTCCAGGCGCAAGCCGGCGCGGGCGCGCTCCGGCTCGAGGACGCGCAGCTCGCCGCCTACCAGTTCATCCTCCTCTGCCAGGGCGACCTCTACCTGCCGGTGGAGTTCGGGATGGTGCGCGACCCGCCCGCGGAGCGCATCCAGGAGGCGGTCCGCGGCGCCGTGCGCACGTTCCTCCGCGCCTACGGTCCACAGCCGCGCTAG
- a CDS encoding TolC family protein: protein MVSSRSALRAGALAAALLAAPRAQALQPLAEFLQSARTASPDNREARASTEVSRAQASAATSRLLPGISLRGTYARNQYEVSEPAGGGTLTLAPANQLDAYAVLTVPLFDAASFVRARAASGSARAAEASQQDAALQVEGAVAQAYYQVIADLGLVDSSRRALEVARANLTLTEHQRASGAVAGLDVDRARAEVERQVQQLASAELGLRLDARALTSRTGLAPDLAAAPALEDDLHEEAPLEAFVPPDTELPALAAAAEARRAQEQQARAQRLTLVPALTGSLAEHGTNAPGLVPGHTWSYQGVLALTWSFDGSTLAGIRAEDARLAVASAREERTRLAVHDAIHRAWSTVQTDLARSRSARAQAEVSARAAGLARDRYRVGASTQLDLLQAQRDAFAADVNRIQADADLVNGRAQLRLAAGRSLLDR from the coding sequence ATGGTCTCGAGCCGTTCGGCGCTCCGCGCCGGCGCCCTGGCGGCGGCGCTCCTGGCAGCTCCGCGCGCCCAGGCGCTGCAGCCTCTGGCGGAGTTCCTCCAGAGCGCCCGCACCGCCTCCCCGGACAACCGCGAGGCGCGCGCGTCGACCGAGGTGTCGCGCGCCCAGGCCTCGGCGGCCACGAGCCGGCTGCTCCCCGGGATCTCGCTGCGCGGGACCTACGCCCGGAACCAGTACGAGGTCTCGGAGCCCGCCGGCGGCGGGACGCTCACGCTCGCGCCGGCGAACCAGCTCGACGCCTACGCCGTCCTCACCGTGCCGCTCTTCGACGCGGCGAGCTTCGTCCGCGCCCGCGCGGCGAGCGGGAGCGCCCGGGCGGCCGAGGCGTCGCAGCAGGACGCCGCGCTCCAGGTCGAAGGGGCGGTGGCGCAGGCCTACTACCAGGTGATCGCCGACCTCGGCCTGGTGGACTCCTCGCGCCGCGCGCTCGAGGTGGCGCGCGCGAACCTCACCCTCACCGAGCACCAGCGCGCGAGCGGCGCGGTGGCGGGGCTGGACGTCGACCGCGCCCGCGCCGAGGTGGAGCGGCAGGTCCAGCAGCTGGCCTCGGCGGAGCTGGGGCTGCGCCTCGACGCCCGCGCGCTCACCTCGCGGACCGGCCTCGCCCCGGACCTCGCCGCCGCGCCGGCGCTCGAGGACGACCTGCACGAGGAGGCGCCGCTCGAGGCGTTCGTGCCCCCGGACACCGAGCTGCCCGCGCTGGCGGCCGCCGCCGAGGCGCGCCGGGCGCAGGAGCAGCAGGCCAGGGCGCAGCGGCTCACGCTCGTCCCGGCGCTCACAGGCAGCCTCGCCGAGCACGGCACCAACGCCCCCGGCCTCGTCCCCGGGCACACCTGGAGCTACCAGGGGGTGCTCGCGCTGACCTGGTCGTTCGACGGCTCCACCCTGGCCGGCATCCGGGCCGAGGACGCGCGCCTGGCGGTCGCCAGCGCCCGCGAGGAGCGGACCCGCCTCGCGGTCCACGACGCCATCCACCGCGCGTGGAGCACCGTCCAGACCGACCTCGCCCGCAGCCGCTCGGCACGCGCGCAGGCCGAGGTGAGCGCCCGCGCCGCGGGGCTCGCCCGCGACCGCTACCGCGTGGGCGCCAGCACGCAGCTCGACCTCCTGCAGGCGCAGCGCGACGCGTTCGCCGCCGACGTGAACCGCATCCAGGCCGACGCCGATCTCGTCAACGGGCGGGCGCAGCTGCGGCTCGCCGCCGGCCGCTCCCTCCTCGACCGCTGA